The nucleotide window acttcgtcagaagacttccaggtaagtcgtcctggaagtcttctagcgcattatattttagacgactaacaggtaagtcgtcccaaaagtctttcagatctgaaaaacttgcatatccaaatccaaatatgaaaaacctgcatatcaaaaaaactttcaaatggcttaaaacagaaaaaaatgagtggaatatTAGATAGATCTatctttatagaacacacaaaaatacatatctaaaattaatagatctacctttaaatgagtggaagatgaagACCATGTGATGAAAaatctgcaaaataagataaactattgagaaagacatgagacaaaaataataaattgatataaagtttggtgtttataagttttaagagattagagagaggtttgagagttttagaatgaggaACATATcattttgttgcagccatttgagaggagaagaaagaatgtgtaaatttttctttatatatggaaAATTCCAGtaagattaaatattttcggTTCAGAAGACTTTCAAGTATGTCTTCTAATAAAAGACTTACTAGACGACTTTTATTTGAAGACTTACTAATTAAATATGTAAGTCGCCCTGAAGACTTCAATATTTTTAacgggaaactaaaatatttttagcgggagtTTGAAGACTTTCAGAGAAGTCTTTTAATCgccagacgacttacctgttagtcgtctagaccctaaacgCAACCTctaaactaaattaactaactaaacacttcataaaatcaaattaaacttaaaaactGTTTACTATACACATTAATAATCACATGTaggtaaaaatttaatttttcaaaaaaacctttaactttccaaaatctaacctaaaaatacatacaatactacaacatatgttgccaAACCCTACACCAAAAAatatcatgattcactactttcactcatctatcttaaaaacaattcaattttattatatcttaatttatatcacttagaactgtttataattacatgattttaatttttcgcttatcaaaatatttttacaaaaatttataaattatttttaagatcaactATACCGGACGACTTCTGTGGACGTCGTCCAGAAGACTTAACAAAATCTCAGAAGACTCAGAAGACTTAACGGGTCTATAGTCGTAAAAAtaaattctgtttttttgtttggtcacaataGGCTggctgtaatttcacaaggcttttgggttacttttgcatttgattcaagtttgagtATAGTTTTGCTATCAAAgtcaagttttgagtcatatttagCAAATCttttaagaaataatataaattacattAGAGTAAGATGTTTAAATCGctggaaccaaaaaaaaaacgttacaGTACTTAACTAAATAGAGATCAAGCTTGGAACAAAAGTAATCACATGGTTGAAATAATCCAGTCCGGAGAACGCAAAACGATCCGACTCTTGTATAGTATCTTGTATCAGTAAAGAAGGTTGTGTGATAATCGGGTGAAGATATAGTAACCTTGTTTTGTCAAAAACTGTGACCGGTGATATTGGAAAACCATTGTATTCGCCATATAACCGAACAATCAGTGTTAGATTTATACTGTAAGTCTTCTCCCATACCTTAAGTGAATTCAGTAACCATATATCCTGAATGTTGTTGCGTTTCATCTCGGATACGCAGAGACGATTATGCAGACTGCACATGATACTTCGATGAGGATCTGCATGAGCAATCGGAATTTCTGACATCACTTGAAAAACCTCAGTGTGAAGATCAAAACATACTATCTTTGTTGTCCCATTAAGATAAGCAGTAAGCCAGTTAATTGATCCATCTAAATGTACCGGGTGAGATTTGAAATCATCACATATCAGGTGTGGAGAGCCAATCACATGTCTCCATGTATAAGTGGTGAAATCAAAAACCTCGCAAGTAGTGGTTTGACCATCTAGATCTGGTTCTAAAGGATTGTATAACCACACAATCTTGTACTTGCTTGTCACAGCGTCTTTACCAAACCCTAGAAAAGGTCGTCTGGAAATACCTACTTgagaaactaaaaacaaaacaaaaccaaaagatATAGCAAAAGGGATTAATCAAAGCAATAATGTTAAtaacataaaagaaaataattaaaactgaGACTTTACTACTAAGATTGTTGATTTGTTGAATCATAGCCGGAGGAAGAAATCGACACCATCTAGTCGCTGGATTGAAGACATACACCACTTGTTCAAAATCGTAGATGCAAACAAGACCATCACAGCTTTGAGTGAATTGAGGACTTGTTCGATTTGGTTTGGGGATATAATTGACCATAATAAATGGATCAAGTAATTCTAAAGTCCTTAGCCAAGGGTAAGGATTTGATTCACAGCGAAGTTGATCACCCCCTACGAGTATATGGGGATCTCGTGACTGCGCTCTGATCAGATGTCTCAATGCAAAGGATCTCGATTTGATCATCGAGCTCCACTGCTTGGAAACAGATGTAAATCTTACCAGCGATTTTACGTCAAGTCTCTCTAAGATCTCTTCCACAAGAACCTGTGGTACTTGTCCCATATCGCTTCTGTTTCTCTTTCCTTTTTGTTTCATAGGTTAGACTTAaggttttgcttcttcttttccttGATAACACACTTTTTTGCATTTATTTACCTATAAATGTCCGTTTTTTTTTGTGGCTTGCGGCAATTTCGGTATTTGTGTTTCCTAAACCATATCGACTTTgcttttcttcaaaaaaaaaataaatatatatatatacttcctccgttttttaatttaaatcgttttagaaaaatttttatgttccaaattatatgatgTTTTCGATTTTCTGTGTATaatttattaacacttaatgttatatgaccaatgataatataatttctattttattattggttgatttgtggttaggtaaataattaatgatgtttttgtttaaaaatataaaaactaggttttttgcccgcgatgcgggcttaaatattttcataaatttttgaaaagttctttgtacactatattcattatactaaactaaatcttaaaataactcaatattctattttcaattatacaatttatttatttttaacctcttactaaaagatatttttatataacaatacaatatatatatatagaaattatcctttttaattatatttttagattttggataatacaatattctatttttaactatataattaagaattttatttgattaatatttagttatataattatgtttttaacttttcacTAAAAcgctttttcagataacaatacaatatggatgacaaaaaaaaaaaaaaaaaaaaaagataacaatacaatatatatatatatatatagaaattatctctttttaagttatattttcagattttggataattcttactattattaattttaatcaattatctaatcaaatgaattaaaatttcgtttttattttttaatttttttatacattttattcattaagggtgtcttgcccgcacatgcggacATAATCTTcttatagatatttattattttatattttgttaattcaaaaacaatatgttaaattcttatttatattCTTAACAAGTTTAttacaaacataaaataatttatatatgacagaaaatttcatcaaaatatatatactaattattttgttgaatttttcaaaacactcatatattagaaatgttttagactatatttttatacaaatgttttttattcattaatatttaattatatattgttttatatcttaatttttataataaaatagtatttaaagataacaacacaatatataagtatTATCTAATTTtctagaaatataaaatattatttcaagataacaacaaaatatatgagaattatcttcttagaaatttaatattattaatataaaattagtttttaataaattattatatataaaaatttatttagggTAACAGCGGACATTAACCAGtctaatttttaacgtgagagctcgattccgaaaatttacaaattaatattattaatatgaaattcgttttaaattaaattattatatataaaaatttattaaggtTAACAACGATATTAATCAGTCTccgaaaatttacttcgcaaataatattatagattttaaattaaataattatataaaaaaattattaagggTAACAATGACACTTTTGTTGTTACCCTTCTTTTCTTGATCACTTTTGTTCTGCTCAGAGCTCTCGTTTGAAGACCAGCGCTTACTAGGGAGACCGGCATCCAAACTAGTCCTACCTTTTTTAGCTGCTGAGATTGTTCTCCCTCTATGCATCTTCTTGGAATCAATAAGGGTTCCTCATCTGATGTTTTAGTC belongs to Brassica rapa cultivar Chiifu-401-42 chromosome A07, CAAS_Brap_v3.01, whole genome shotgun sequence and includes:
- the LOC117126878 gene encoding F-box/LRR-repeat/kelch-repeat protein At1g09650, which codes for MKQKGKRNRSDMGQVPQVLVEEILERLDVKSLVRFTSVSKQWSSMIKSRSFALRHLIRAQSRDPHILVGGDQLRCESNPYPWLRTLELLDPFIMVNYIPKPNRTSPQFTQSCDGLVCIYDFEQVVYVFNPATRWCRFLPPAMIQQINNLSISQVGISRRPFLGFGKDAVTSKYKIVWLYNPLEPDLDGQTTTCEVFDFTTYTWRHVIGSPHLICDDFKSHPVHLDGSINWLTAYLNGTTKIVCFDLHTEVFQVMSEIPIAHADPHRSIMCSLHNRLCVSEMKRNNIQDIWLLNSLKVWEKTYSINLTLIVRLYGEYNGFPISPVTVFDKTRLLYLHPIITQPSLLIQDTIQESDRFAFSGLDYFNHVITFVPSLISI